In Helicobacter bilis, a genomic segment contains:
- a CDS encoding NAD(P)H-quinone oxidoreductase subunit 3, with the protein MPKTLEPMLAHPYFGAFVMFVLTLVAFQATFFLQRLVSRKIAQKKGDKLKMAPYECGPIPIKQENKISHQFYIIAVLFVLFDVEVIFMIPWALEYRNLGMLGFIEMLAFIGLLVVGFLFAWKRGALSWQHMR; encoded by the coding sequence ATGCCCAAAACGCTAGAGCCTATGTTGGCACACCCATATTTTGGTGCATTTGTTATGTTTGTTTTAACGCTTGTTGCCTTTCAAGCAACTTTCTTTTTACAAAGACTTGTATCAAGAAAGATAGCACAGAAAAAGGGCGATAAACTTAAGATGGCACCCTATGAATGCGGACCTATCCCTATCAAGCAAGAAAATAAAATCTCACACCAATTCTACATTATAGCTGTGCTATTTGTGCTTTTTGATGTAGAGGTTATTTTTATGATTCCATGGGCACTAGAGTATCGTAATCTTGGAATGTTAGGATTTATTGAAATGCTTGCATTTATTGGCTTACTTGTAGTTGGCTTTTTGTTTGCGTGGAAAAGGGGGGCATTGTCATGGCAACACATGAGGTAG